A portion of the Desulfurobacterium indicum genome contains these proteins:
- the rgy gene encoding reverse gyrase — translation MKTAIFRNLCPNCRGDEGSDRLDKGLPCEKCLPEFDCSMSQKDICKILKERRKLSHYKNICDVIGFVNEFSQFFREKTGFIPWSLQLTWAKRVALKRSFSLIAPTGIGKTTWGMVTSSFLKGKSYIVVPTRILVQQVYEKLTKLTDREVLAYTGKKSEKERIFSGDFEILVTTTNFLYKNWNKIPVDFEFIFVDDVDSVLKSGRNIDKILKLVGFDDDALSIAIEIIDIKQKLAKVSSEKSKQFFLKRLNYLEKKLTVFKQNIKTVLVVSSATAAPRSKKIKLFRELLDFEVGKTGTSLRNVEDVAVFPEKGLLEESLGLIKMFGRGVFVFVSEAYGKDYVDKVVSFLNSKGIVSVSYEDFSVDKFDEFRKGQIEAVVGIASYRNPLARGIDIPDAVRYVVFIGVPRMKFPFEVSLSPSRLFTFILVCREFLEQDKVAAYLPFLRRYLTLTEDKLDSYPPVKEKIEEIARYLRENLSDESFIDKIKKSDSVFLEEENGKFFIVVGDSTGYIQASGRASRMFAGGLTKGVSFLLVDNLKAFNSLRKRLLLYLEDINFKVFDNELGREVARKKGFEIITIDELDEIFKQVDKDRERVKAIFEGKIRVETGELVKPTLVVVESPHKAKTIASFFGNPTRRRVGIIDAYEVNTGDMLFIITASKGHVFDLTIKDGVWGVIPEDGFFVPVYGTIKKCSRCGYQGIETFCPRCGKPMDVDKMEIISALRLLSLEVDEIFVASDPDTEGEKIGWDIALSLKPYQRNIKRAEFHEITRKAFREAVSNPRMIDENLVKAQIVRRIADRWVGFSLSQNLQKYFGKKWLSAGRVQTPVLGWVIEREEESKKKKTILEIYTDESVLEFFVDSADEKIKDLKLQYKVLEKEIADRVPPPPFNTGEMIKTASFELGFSAEKVMSLAQELFESGFITYHRTDSIRVSSAGILVAREFILERFGEEFFKPRKWGEGGAHECIRPVRSMSADTLRASISVVGGALSDDHFKLYDLVFKRFIASQMIPFSVEVFKVLLKVLPLDIKEEKDFYGRILKNGWNLILPVSLPRFPFDSDKGEIMIKRFKIKKVPVVYPFTQGELVEEMRIRGIGRPSTYAKIVQTLLDRKYVVERGKFLYPTSLGKEVYNYLSTRFGDYVSESFTRELEKLMDMVEEGKVNYQNIIKEFKEVLKFADFTVEIAVDEGDN, via the coding sequence GTGAAAACGGCTATTTTCCGTAATCTTTGTCCTAACTGTAGAGGTGATGAAGGGAGCGATAGATTAGATAAAGGGCTTCCCTGCGAAAAATGCCTTCCGGAATTTGATTGTTCTATGTCTCAGAAAGATATATGTAAAATTTTAAAAGAGAGAAGAAAACTAAGCCACTACAAGAATATATGCGACGTAATTGGTTTTGTTAATGAATTTTCACAGTTTTTCAGAGAGAAAACAGGTTTTATTCCATGGTCTCTTCAACTTACATGGGCTAAAAGGGTTGCCCTTAAGCGTTCATTTTCTTTGATAGCTCCTACCGGTATAGGGAAAACAACATGGGGAATGGTAACCTCATCTTTCTTAAAAGGAAAATCCTACATTGTTGTTCCTACACGTATTCTGGTTCAGCAGGTTTATGAGAAACTTACAAAATTAACCGATAGAGAGGTTCTGGCTTATACAGGTAAAAAATCAGAAAAAGAAAGGATATTTTCGGGTGATTTTGAAATTTTAGTAACAACTACCAACTTTCTATACAAAAACTGGAATAAAATTCCTGTAGATTTTGAATTTATTTTTGTTGATGATGTAGATTCTGTATTAAAAAGCGGAAGAAATATAGATAAGATTTTAAAACTTGTCGGATTTGACGATGATGCCTTATCTATTGCCATAGAAATTATTGATATTAAACAAAAGCTTGCAAAGGTTTCTTCGGAAAAATCTAAACAATTTTTTTTAAAGAGGTTGAATTATCTAGAGAAAAAGTTAACAGTTTTTAAACAAAACATTAAAACTGTTCTGGTAGTTTCTTCAGCCACAGCTGCTCCTCGTTCTAAAAAGATAAAACTTTTTAGAGAACTTTTGGATTTTGAAGTAGGAAAGACAGGAACCTCTCTTAGAAATGTTGAAGATGTCGCAGTTTTTCCGGAAAAGGGACTTTTAGAAGAAAGTTTGGGACTTATTAAAATGTTTGGTAGAGGCGTTTTTGTTTTTGTTTCCGAAGCTTACGGTAAAGACTATGTAGATAAAGTTGTTTCATTTTTAAACAGTAAAGGTATTGTTTCCGTATCTTATGAAGATTTTTCAGTTGACAAATTCGATGAATTTAGAAAAGGGCAGATAGAAGCGGTTGTTGGTATCGCAAGTTACAGGAATCCTCTTGCCAGGGGTATTGATATTCCGGATGCTGTTAGATATGTTGTTTTTATAGGTGTTCCTCGTATGAAGTTTCCGTTTGAAGTTTCTCTTTCCCCCTCCCGTTTATTTACTTTTATTCTGGTGTGTCGAGAGTTTCTGGAGCAGGATAAGGTAGCCGCTTATTTACCATTTTTAAGAAGGTATCTAACCTTAACAGAGGATAAACTTGATAGTTATCCACCTGTTAAAGAAAAGATTGAGGAAATTGCCCGATATTTGAGAGAAAATCTTTCCGATGAAAGTTTTATTGATAAAATTAAAAAAAGTGATTCTGTATTTTTGGAAGAAGAAAACGGAAAATTCTTTATCGTTGTCGGTGACTCTACCGGGTATATCCAGGCTTCTGGTAGAGCATCGAGAATGTTTGCTGGAGGGCTTACAAAAGGTGTTTCTTTTCTTCTTGTTGATAATCTGAAAGCTTTTAACTCTTTGAGGAAGAGGTTGCTCCTTTATCTTGAAGATATCAACTTCAAAGTTTTTGATAACGAATTGGGCAGGGAAGTTGCCAGAAAAAAAGGCTTTGAAATTATAACTATTGACGAACTTGACGAGATTTTTAAGCAAGTAGACAAGGATAGAGAAAGAGTTAAAGCTATTTTTGAAGGAAAGATTAGAGTAGAAACTGGAGAACTGGTTAAGCCTACACTGGTAGTTGTTGAATCTCCTCACAAAGCAAAAACGATAGCCTCTTTTTTTGGAAATCCAACGAGAAGAAGAGTTGGAATTATAGACGCTTATGAGGTTAATACAGGTGATATGCTTTTCATTATTACTGCGTCAAAAGGTCATGTTTTTGATTTGACTATAAAAGATGGTGTGTGGGGAGTCATTCCGGAGGACGGGTTTTTTGTTCCTGTTTACGGGACAATAAAAAAGTGTTCCCGCTGTGGTTACCAGGGAATTGAAACTTTTTGTCCCAGATGTGGAAAGCCTATGGATGTTGATAAGATGGAAATTATTTCTGCTTTACGATTGCTTTCTCTTGAAGTAGATGAAATTTTTGTGGCTTCTGATCCGGATACTGAAGGAGAAAAGATAGGTTGGGATATAGCTCTTTCTTTAAAGCCTTATCAAAGGAATATAAAGCGGGCTGAGTTTCACGAGATTACAAGAAAGGCTTTTAGAGAAGCAGTGTCTAATCCGAGGATGATTGATGAAAATCTTGTTAAAGCACAAATAGTAAGAAGAATAGCCGATAGATGGGTTGGTTTTTCCCTCAGTCAAAATTTGCAGAAATATTTCGGTAAAAAATGGTTGTCGGCAGGAAGGGTTCAGACGCCTGTTTTAGGATGGGTTATAGAAAGAGAAGAAGAAAGTAAAAAAAAGAAAACGATCCTTGAAATTTATACTGATGAAAGTGTCCTTGAGTTTTTCGTTGATAGTGCAGATGAAAAAATAAAAGATTTAAAGCTTCAATATAAAGTTCTTGAAAAGGAAATTGCTGATAGGGTTCCTCCTCCTCCGTTTAACACAGGAGAAATGATAAAGACTGCTTCTTTCGAACTTGGCTTTTCTGCAGAAAAAGTTATGTCACTTGCTCAAGAACTATTTGAGAGCGGTTTTATAACTTATCACAGAACAGATTCCATTAGAGTATCTTCGGCTGGTATTTTGGTTGCTAGAGAGTTTATTCTTGAAAGGTTCGGTGAAGAATTTTTTAAGCCGAGAAAGTGGGGTGAAGGCGGAGCTCATGAATGTATAAGACCTGTTAGATCGATGTCAGCAGATACTCTTAGAGCTTCTATTTCTGTTGTTGGGGGTGCTCTTTCAGATGATCATTTTAAACTTTATGATCTTGTTTTCAAAAGATTTATTGCTTCTCAGATGATTCCGTTTTCCGTTGAAGTTTTTAAAGTTTTGCTAAAAGTATTACCGTTGGATATTAAGGAAGAAAAAGATTTTTATGGTAGGATTTTAAAAAATGGGTGGAATCTGATATTACCAGTTTCTCTTCCTCGTTTTCCTTTTGATTCTGATAAAGGGGAAATAATGATTAAAAGGTTTAAGATTAAAAAAGTTCCGGTAGTTTACCCATTTACACAAGGAGAGCTGGTCGAAGAGATGAGAATAAGAGGTATAGGGCGGCCTTCCACATACGCGAAAATTGTTCAAACACTTCTTGACAGAAAATATGTTGTTGAGAGAGGAAAGTTTCTCTATCCCACTTCTTTAGGAAAAGAGGTTTACAACTATCTTTCAACGAGATTCGGTGATTATGTGAGTGAGTCATTTACGAGAGAGCTCGAAAAATTAATGGATATGGTTGAAGAAGGAAAAGTGAATTATCAAAATATCATAAAGGAATTTAAAGAAGTTCTGAAGTTTGCCGATTTCACTGTTGAGATTGCTGTTGACGAGGGAGATAATTAA